The following coding sequences lie in one Caldisericia bacterium genomic window:
- a CDS encoding iron-sulfur cluster assembly scaffold protein — translation MSIPYSKRVIELFLNPKNVGEIENPDGFATEGSPACGDMVSVYIKVDKETQKIIDIKFKSFGCASNIATASIVTEMVKGKTLEEAKKITWKEVVEELGGLPPVKLHCSILAVDALQAAITNYEEKMGIQKEKLPTDENLIRKRLRHVIDPNTGKEIIGSGLVKSIEIKDGIITIELNMSELNQFANSIKEEIQEKLKYRWDVKEVNVKFLN, via the coding sequence ATGTCAATACCATATTCTAAAAGAGTCATAGAATTATTTTTGAATCCAAAAAATGTTGGAGAGATAGAAAATCCAGATGGTTTTGCAACTGAAGGAAGTCCAGCATGTGGTGATATGGTTTCTGTTTATATAAAAGTTGATAAAGAAACACAAAAAATTATTGATATAAAATTTAAATCCTTTGGATGTGCATCTAACATAGCAACAGCATCAATTGTAACTGAGATGGTTAAAGGTAAAACACTTGAAGAAGCAAAAAAGATAACCTGGAAAGAAGTTGTAGAAGAATTAGGAGGGCTTCCACCTGTTAAACTGCATTGTTCTATTTTAGCAGTTGATGCACTTCAAGCAGCAATTACAAATTATGAGGAGAAAATGGGAATTCAAAAAGAAAAATTACCTACTGATGAAAATTTAATCAGAAAGAGATTAAGACATGTTATAGATCCTAATACAGGAAAAGAAATAATTGGTTCAGGATTAGTTAAATCTATTGAAATTAAAGACGGAATAATTACCATTGAATTAAATATGAGCGAGTTAAATCAATTTGCTAATTCGATAAAAGAAGAAATACAAGAAAAATTAAAATATAGATGGGATGTGAAGGAGGTTAATGTAAAGTTTTTAAATTAA
- a CDS encoding cysteine desulfurase has product MKRIYLDNATTTRVDDEVIKEINYYYKEIYGVPSSIFSHKEGLLAKEKIENVRELISKRLNKKEGEIIFTSGGTEGNNIILKGVCNKLKEKGNHIITSPIEHLSVLNVTKHLEKKGFEVSYVKVDKNGFVDLENLKSLIKKNTILISVQDVNQETGVIQHIQEIGKIAKEFGILFHVDSCLGFPYLDIDLEKMNIDFLTITGHKFHGPKGVGAIYIRDLEKIEPIMNGGYNEFNIRPGTENVPQIAGLGKAVEIFANEDSKKINELRLYLLERIKNEISDIRINTPIERSHPGILNITFYYVEGESIVLRMDMAGVSLITGSACFSKSLEASHVLLAMGLTHEDAHGSIRFSLSKYNTKDEIDFTVDELKKTIKFLRDLSPLKKEN; this is encoded by the coding sequence ATGAAAAGAATATATCTTGATAATGCAACCACAACAAGGGTTGATGATGAAGTTATAAAAGAAATTAATTATTATTACAAAGAAATTTATGGAGTACCGTCATCAATCTTTAGTCATAAAGAGGGGCTTCTAGCAAAAGAGAAAATTGAAAATGTTAGAGAACTTATTTCAAAAAGACTAAATAAAAAAGAGGGAGAAATTATTTTTACTTCTGGAGGAACAGAAGGAAATAATATTATTCTAAAAGGTGTATGCAATAAACTAAAAGAAAAGGGAAATCACATAATTACATCACCAATAGAACATCTTTCAGTTTTAAATGTTACAAAGCATCTTGAAAAAAAGGGGTTTGAAGTTTCTTATGTAAAAGTTGATAAAAATGGTTTTGTTGATCTAGAAAACTTGAAAAGTTTAATAAAGAAAAACACAATTCTTATTTCAGTTCAAGATGTAAATCAAGAGACAGGAGTTATTCAACACATTCAAGAGATTGGGAAAATAGCAAAAGAATTTGGAATTTTATTTCATGTAGATAGTTGTTTAGGTTTTCCATACTTAGATATAGACCTCGAAAAAATGAATATAGATTTTTTAACAATTACAGGGCATAAGTTTCATGGTCCAAAAGGAGTTGGGGCAATTTACATTAGAGATCTTGAAAAAATAGAACCAATTATGAATGGTGGATATAATGAATTTAACATAAGACCTGGCACTGAAAATGTTCCTCAAATTGCAGGTCTTGGAAAAGCAGTTGAAATTTTTGCTAATGAAGATTCAAAGAAAATAAATGAGTTGAGATTATATCTTCTTGAAAGAATTAAAAATGAAATTTCAGATATTAGAATAAATACACCTATTGAGAGATCACATCCTGGAATATTAAATATAACATTTTATTATGTTGAAGGAGAATCTATTGTTTTAAGAATGGATATGGCTGGAGTTTCTCTTATAACTGGTTCTGCATGTTTTAGCAAATCTCTTGAAGCAAGTCATGTTCTTTTAGCAATGGGTTTAACCCATGAAGATGCACATGGGTCTATAAGATTTTCTCTTTCAAAATATAATACAAAGGATGAAATTGATTTTACAGTTGATGAATTAAAGAAAACAATAAAATTTTTAAGAGATTTGAGTCCTCTTAAAAAGGAGAATTAA
- a CDS encoding iron-sulfur cluster assembly protein, with the protein MIDKERVIQVLKGIYDPEIPINIWDLGLIYKLDINENNDIYVLMTLTFAGCPIGGYLVNKVEEELKKIENVGSVKVELTFDPPWTPERIKEEVRKELGI; encoded by the coding sequence ATGATAGATAAAGAAAGAGTAATTCAAGTTTTAAAAGGAATTTATGACCCTGAGATTCCTATAAATATATGGGATCTAGGACTTATATACAAACTTGATATAAATGAAAATAATGATATTTATGTTTTAATGACACTAACTTTTGCTGGTTGTCCAATTGGAGGTTATCTTGTCAATAAGGTTGAAGAAGAATTAAAAAAAATTGAAAATGTTGGTAGTGTAAAGGTTGAACTTACATTTGATCCTCCTTGGACACCTGAAAGAATAAAAGAGGAAGTAAGAAAAGAACTTGGAATTTAA
- a CDS encoding iron-sulfur cluster assembly scaffold protein: protein MNIFSDKFIDHFLNPRNVGELENPDSIGEVEEEKSGGKVIFYIKIKDGKLIDIKYKILGCPSAISSASIISENFINSKLEDCLNLDINFLKENFGNLPNDILNCGNLSIEAFKKAVINYLEAKGGKNDR from the coding sequence ATGAATATATTTAGTGATAAATTTATTGATCATTTTTTAAATCCAAGAAATGTGGGAGAATTAGAAAATCCAGACTCAATTGGTGAAGTAGAAGAGGAAAAAAGTGGTGGAAAAGTAATTTTTTATATAAAAATTAAAGATGGAAAATTAATAGATATAAAATATAAAATTTTAGGTTGTCCCTCTGCAATAAGTAGTGCTAGTATAATTTCTGAAAATTTTATAAATTCAAAACTTGAAGATTGTTTAAATTTAGATATAAATTTTCTAAAAGAAAATTTTGGTAATTTACCTAATGATATTCTTAATTGTGGAAATTTATCTATAGAAGCATTTAAAAAAGCAGTCATTAACTATTTAGAAGCAAAAGGAGGAAAGAATGATAGATAA
- a CDS encoding cysteine desulfurase, with product MYVYLNNAATTKVDGRVLFKMSKYFSELYENPMTSNYSPLAKNVEEEMIKTREYIAKLLNCKPNEIYFTSGGTESDNWAIKGICLRYWDKKGEIISTPIEHMAIIGTLKTVKKWGFDVKFLPVDKYGMVNPDDLKKFITKNTLLVSVMHANNEIGTVEPIEKIGKICKENGILFHTDAVQTACHIDIDVQKMNIDLLSLSAHKFYGPKGVGALFIREGVEIEPFMDGGHQEDGLRSGTHNSPSIIGMGEAVNIALKEMEEERKNVLFMRDMIEKRIKEIDGVYINGHPEKRLPNNLSITIEGVKAESLLVYLAINGIIVSAGAACSAKEKEPSHVLKAIGMSDELAYNTIRISLGKFNYPKEIEYFNEILTQGIKKLRELAPK from the coding sequence ATGTATGTTTATTTAAATAATGCCGCTACTACAAAAGTTGATGGTAGAGTACTCTTTAAGATGAGTAAATATTTTTCAGAACTATATGAGAACCCAATGACTTCAAATTACTCTCCACTTGCTAAAAATGTAGAAGAAGAAATGATAAAAACTAGAGAATATATTGCAAAACTTTTAAATTGTAAACCAAATGAGATATATTTTACTTCTGGTGGCACAGAATCAGATAACTGGGCAATAAAAGGAATATGTCTAAGATATTGGGATAAAAAGGGAGAAATTATTTCAACACCAATTGAACATATGGCAATAATTGGAACTCTAAAAACAGTTAAAAAATGGGGATTTGATGTAAAATTTCTTCCTGTTGATAAATATGGAATGGTTAATCCAGATGACTTAAAAAAATTTATAACAAAAAATACACTTCTTGTTTCTGTAATGCATGCAAATAATGAGATTGGAACAGTTGAACCGATTGAAAAAATTGGAAAAATTTGTAAAGAAAATGGAATTCTTTTTCATACTGATGCTGTACAAACCGCATGTCACATTGATATTGATGTTCAAAAAATGAATATTGATCTACTTTCTTTATCTGCTCACAAATTTTATGGACCAAAAGGAGTTGGCGCTCTTTTCATAAGAGAAGGAGTAGAGATTGAACCTTTTATGGATGGAGGTCATCAAGAAGATGGTTTAAGATCTGGTACTCATAATTCACCCTCTATAATTGGTATGGGAGAAGCAGTTAATATTGCTTTAAAAGAGATGGAAGAAGAAAGAAAAAATGTATTATTTATGAGAGATATGATTGAAAAGAGAATTAAAGAAATAGATGGAGTTTATATTAATGGACATCCTGAAAAAAGATTACCAAATAACCTAAGTATAACTATAGAGGGTGTAAAAGCAGAATCTTTATTAGTTTATTTGGCTATTAATGGAATTATAGTTTCTGCTGGTGCTGCCTGTAGCGCAAAAGAAAAAGAACCATCTCATGTATTAAAAGCAATAGGAATGTCTGATGAACTTGCTTATAATACAATAAGAATTTCTCTTGGAAAATTTAACTACCCTAAAGAAATAGAATATTTTAATGAAATTTTAACCCAAGGAATCAAAAAATTAAGAGAGTTAGCTCCTAAATAG
- the asnS gene encoding asparagine--tRNA ligase, with the protein MNWVYIEDLKDYVGEDVEIRGWLYNSRFSGKIIFLIIRDGTGFTQCIVSLGDVGEEVFEKARKLTLESSLILRGTVREEKRAIGGYEILTKDIEIIQLTENYPIGPKEHGVEFLMANRHLWLRSRKQWAIQRIRNELIKSIRDFFYENKFLLFDSPILTPSACEGTTTLFDIDYFGEKAYLSQSGQLYNEIGAAAFGKVYCFGPTFRAEKSKTRRHLMEFWMVEPEVAFLDLEGNMKLIEDFVSYVVQRVIERKKEELKILERDTTKLEKVKPPFPRVTYTEALEILKRKGKAIPWGEDFGGDEETAISEEFEKPVMVYKYPKKCKAFYMKEDPENPELSLSVDLLAPEGYGEIVGGGQREDNYEKLINRMKELNIPFEPYEWYLELRKYGTFPHSGFGLGVERTLAWICGIHHVRETIPLPRLLEKIYP; encoded by the coding sequence ATGAATTGGGTTTATATTGAAGATTTAAAAGATTATGTTGGAGAAGATGTTGAAATAAGAGGATGGTTATATAATTCAAGATTTTCTGGGAAAATAATTTTTCTAATTATTAGAGATGGAACAGGATTTACTCAATGTATAGTTTCACTTGGAGATGTTGGAGAAGAGGTTTTTGAGAAAGCAAGAAAATTGACACTTGAATCATCTCTTATTTTAAGAGGAACTGTTAGAGAAGAAAAAAGAGCAATAGGTGGTTATGAAATATTAACTAAAGATATTGAAATAATTCAACTTACTGAAAATTATCCAATTGGTCCAAAGGAGCATGGTGTTGAATTTTTAATGGCTAATAGACATCTATGGCTTCGTTCAAGAAAACAATGGGCTATTCAAAGAATAAGAAATGAACTTATAAAAAGTATAAGAGATTTCTTTTATGAAAACAAATTCCTTCTTTTTGATTCTCCAATTTTAACTCCATCTGCATGTGAAGGAACAACAACTCTTTTTGATATAGATTATTTTGGTGAAAAAGCATATCTTTCACAAAGTGGACAACTTTATAATGAAATAGGCGCAGCAGCATTTGGAAAAGTATATTGCTTTGGTCCAACTTTTAGAGCTGAGAAATCAAAAACAAGGAGACATTTAATGGAGTTCTGGATGGTTGAACCAGAAGTTGCATTTTTAGATCTTGAAGGAAATATGAAATTAATCGAAGATTTTGTATCTTATGTAGTTCAAAGAGTGATTGAAAGAAAAAAGGAAGAGTTAAAAATTCTTGAAAGAGATACAACAAAACTTGAAAAAGTTAAGCCTCCATTTCCAAGAGTAACTTACACAGAAGCTCTTGAAATTTTAAAAAGAAAAGGAAAAGCAATTCCTTGGGGAGAAGATTTTGGTGGAGATGAAGAGACAGCAATATCTGAAGAGTTTGAAAAACCAGTAATGGTTTATAAATATCCAAAAAAATGTAAAGCTTTTTATATGAAAGAAGACCCAGAAAATCCAGAACTTTCCCTTTCTGTTGATCTTTTAGCACCAGAAGGTTATGGTGAAATAGTTGGTGGAGGTCAAAGAGAAGATAACTATGAAAAACTTATAAATAGAATGAAAGAATTAAATATACCTTTTGAACCATATGAATGGTATTTAGAACTTAGAAAATATGGAACCTTCCCTCATTCAGGATTTGGACTTGGTGTTGAAAGGACTCTTGCATGGATTTGTGGAATACATCATGTAAGAGAGACAATACCTCTTCCAAGATTACTTGAGAAAATTTATCCTTAA
- the coaBC gene encoding bifunctional phosphopantothenoylcysteine decarboxylase/phosphopantothenate--cysteine ligase CoaBC, giving the protein MRSLNNKKVLIGITGGIAAYKVPNLIRDLIKLNCEVKVILSESAVNFVTPYTLKILTKNDVFIDQFETYDKGKIIHTSLANWPDLYVIVPATANTIAKIRSGIADNLITLFPLSSKTKILLVPSMHTNMYENEITQENLKILKERGFYILEPEVGALAGGDIGKGRLPENDRILFEIIYILYKKTLERKKVLITAGPTREFIDRVRFISNPSSGKMGFELAIESVLRGAETTLISGPVNLSPPPKLKFLNIISAEEMFNEVANNFDNCDYLIMSSAVCDFKPKEFYEEKIKKENFSYNLELEETIDILKEMGKRKKNQKLIGFALETENLIENAKKKFFEKNLDMLIINTISYESGFEVETNKILIMKRNDNKIYAFPVLSKGEVAKIIFDFMEEL; this is encoded by the coding sequence TTGAGATCACTAAACAATAAAAAAGTTTTAATAGGTATTACTGGTGGAATTGCTGCTTATAAAGTACCAAATCTTATCAGAGATTTAATAAAATTAAATTGTGAAGTTAAAGTTATTTTAAGTGAAAGCGCAGTTAATTTTGTAACTCCATATACTCTTAAAATATTAACTAAAAACGATGTTTTTATTGATCAATTTGAAACATATGATAAAGGAAAAATAATTCATACATCACTTGCTAACTGGCCAGATTTATATGTTATTGTACCAGCAACCGCAAACACAATTGCAAAAATAAGAAGTGGTATAGCCGATAATCTCATTACACTATTCCCACTTTCTTCAAAAACAAAAATTCTTTTAGTTCCTTCAATGCATACAAATATGTATGAAAATGAAATTACTCAAGAAAATTTAAAAATTTTAAAAGAAAGAGGTTTTTATATATTAGAACCAGAGGTTGGTGCACTTGCAGGTGGAGACATTGGTAAAGGAAGATTACCTGAAAATGATAGAATCTTATTTGAAATTATATACATTCTTTATAAAAAAACATTAGAGAGAAAAAAAGTTTTAATTACAGCAGGTCCAACAAGAGAATTCATCGATAGAGTAAGATTTATTTCAAATCCATCAAGTGGAAAAATGGGTTTTGAATTAGCAATTGAAAGTGTGTTAAGAGGAGCAGAGACAACTTTAATTTCAGGACCTGTAAATTTATCACCTCCGCCAAAATTAAAGTTTTTAAACATAATTTCAGCAGAAGAAATGTTTAATGAAGTAGCTAATAATTTTGATAATTGTGATTATTTAATTATGTCATCTGCGGTTTGCGATTTCAAACCGAAAGAGTTTTATGAGGAAAAAATAAAAAAAGAAAACTTTTCATATAATCTTGAATTAGAAGAGACAATAGATATATTAAAAGAAATGGGTAAAAGAAAAAAAAATCAAAAACTCATAGGTTTTGCTCTTGAAACTGAAAATTTAATTGAGAATGCAAAGAAAAAATTTTTTGAAAAAAATTTAGACATGTTAATTATTAATACAATTTCATATGAAAGTGGATTTGAAGTTGAAACAAATAAAATTTTAATTATGAAAAGAAATGATAATAAGATATATGCTTTTCCTGTTTTATCAAAAGGTGAGGTTGCAAAAATAATTTTTGATTTTATGGAGGAGTTATGA
- the gmk gene encoding guanylate kinase: MLIVISGPSGSGKGTIIKEVLKLKPEIIYSISYTTRPKRKGEIEGKDYFFISKRKFENLIKKDFFLEWAKVYNYYYGTSKDFVMENLKQDKDIILEIEIQGARKIRELFDKKNAIFIFIAPPDFDELKRRIIERKRGETENEIQERLNFAIQELEESKNYDYIIINDSIDKAVKEVLDIIEKERRKTYGN, from the coding sequence ATGCTTATTGTAATTTCTGGTCCATCTGGTTCTGGAAAAGGAACTATTATAAAAGAAGTTTTGAAATTAAAGCCTGAAATTATTTATTCAATTTCTTACACTACTAGACCAAAAAGAAAAGGAGAAATTGAGGGTAAAGATTATTTTTTTATAAGCAAAAGAAAATTTGAAAATTTGATTAAGAAAGATTTCTTCCTTGAATGGGCTAAAGTCTACAATTACTATTATGGAACCAGTAAAGATTTTGTAATGGAAAATTTAAAACAAGATAAAGATATAATTCTTGAAATAGAAATTCAAGGTGCAAGAAAAATAAGAGAATTATTTGATAAAAAGAATGCAATTTTTATTTTTATTGCACCACCTGACTTTGATGAACTAAAAAGAAGAATTATAGAGAGAAAAAGAGGTGAAACAGAAAATGAAATTCAAGAGCGACTTAATTTTGCAATTCAAGAACTTGAGGAAAGCAAAAATTATGATTATATTATTATTAATGATTCAATAGATAAAGCAGTAAAAGAAGTTTTAGATATAATTGAAAAAGAAAGGAGGAAAACATATGGCAATTAA
- a CDS encoding S41 family peptidase, translated as MRKIYLLFLILIVGSFIFGFSLSYLIFNKPIKPLSSNKFELLNEVSDLIVKNYVDEKNEVELCKGLVSSLNDPYSNFFTPEEYSKFREDISGEYVGIGVLIGVRDNKIKILQVFKNSPAYEVGLPVGSFIIEVDGVTTEGLSLDEVANMVRGKEGTYVNVKVEKDSETFSFRIQRRKIIAETVSYKILDNIIGYLKILTFTDSTPKEVLDALSEFKKIKIKGLILDIRDNPGGLLSSLQKVSDYLLPEGTLFYTEKKGERVEFKTYGTGLDMPMVVLVNENSASASEILAGAIKDRKLGTLIGTKTYGKGLIQTIYNIKGGYGLELTTERYLTPSLYSLNGKGIEPDIIVEYKENKEDPFMDSQMVKAIEYLKSLIK; from the coding sequence ATGAGAAAAATTTATTTATTATTTTTGATTTTAATTGTTGGATCATTTATATTTGGATTTTCACTTTCCTATTTAATTTTTAATAAACCCATAAAGCCTTTATCGTCTAATAAATTTGAATTATTAAATGAGGTAAGTGATCTTATTGTTAAAAATTATGTGGATGAAAAAAATGAAGTTGAACTTTGTAAAGGTTTAGTTTCTTCATTGAATGATCCTTATTCAAATTTTTTTACACCAGAAGAATATTCAAAATTTAGAGAAGATATTTCTGGTGAATATGTTGGTATAGGCGTATTAATAGGAGTTAGAGATAATAAAATCAAAATTTTACAAGTTTTTAAAAACTCTCCTGCATATGAAGTAGGACTTCCTGTTGGTTCTTTTATAATAGAAGTTGATGGAGTAACAACAGAAGGTCTCTCTCTTGATGAAGTTGCAAATATGGTAAGGGGGAAAGAAGGAACTTATGTAAATGTTAAAGTAGAAAAAGATAGTGAAACATTTTCTTTCAGAATTCAAAGAAGAAAAATAATTGCCGAGACTGTTAGTTATAAAATTTTAGATAATATAATTGGTTATCTTAAAATATTGACATTTACAGATAGTACACCAAAAGAAGTTTTAGATGCATTATCCGAATTTAAAAAAATTAAAATAAAAGGTTTAATACTTGATATTAGGGATAATCCAGGAGGCCTTTTATCTTCTCTTCAGAAAGTATCAGATTATTTACTTCCTGAGGGTACTCTTTTTTATACAGAAAAAAAAGGTGAGAGAGTTGAATTTAAGACTTATGGAACTGGTTTAGATATGCCAATGGTTGTTCTTGTTAATGAAAATAGTGCTTCAGCAAGTGAGATTCTTGCAGGTGCAATTAAAGATAGAAAATTAGGTACTCTCATTGGAACAAAAACTTATGGAAAAGGTTTAATTCAAACAATTTATAATATAAAAGGTGGTTATGGGCTTGAACTTACAACAGAAAGATATCTTACACCAAGTTTATATTCATTGAATGGAAAAGGAATAGAACCTGATATAATTGTTGAATATAAAGAAAATAAAGAAGATCCATTTATGGATTCTCAAATGGTAAAAGCAATAGAATATTTAAAATCATTAATTAAATAA
- a CDS encoding peptidoglycan DD-metalloendopeptidase family protein, with translation MKKLLLIIILIFFITIPNLIIADDDLEKEKRILNNLKSTLEVFQKKLNETVSYKNTILGEIDEIESKIKDVSLKIANLEKKINETKNKISILENNISLTQIEIDKDKEMIGDKLFLIYKIKNEIPIDIYFSSKTIGELFTRINFLNILIRSNRESLEDLRKKEEILKKERENLEKEKKNLELLLKNNETLKISLIEEEKKRDNLLKTLLTKEEEYKKEIEIYKKKIDEQEEKIQEIIRRAELAKKLPEVGNIIWPVKGPIVSQFGMRIHPIYGIWSFHSGADIDAPIGTPIKAVADGIVIYAGWLGSYGIVVFLKHGGNVSTVYAHMQYFTVELNQYVSQGDIIGYVGNTGLSTGPHLHFEIRIDGKPVDPQKWLP, from the coding sequence ATGAAGAAGCTCCTACTTATAATAATTTTAATTTTCTTTATAACTATACCAAATTTAATCATTGCTGATGATGATTTAGAAAAAGAGAAAAGAATTTTAAATAATTTAAAATCAACACTTGAAGTTTTCCAAAAGAAATTAAATGAAACAGTTTCGTATAAAAATACAATTCTCGGAGAAATTGATGAAATAGAATCAAAAATAAAAGATGTCAGTTTAAAAATTGCAAATTTAGAAAAAAAAATAAATGAGACAAAAAACAAAATTTCAATTTTAGAAAATAATATTTCTTTGACTCAAATAGAGATAGATAAAGATAAAGAAATGATAGGTGATAAACTTTTCTTAATATATAAAATAAAAAATGAAATTCCAATTGATATCTATTTTTCATCAAAAACGATAGGAGAACTTTTTACTAGGATAAATTTTTTAAATATTCTTATAAGATCAAATAGAGAGTCTTTAGAGGATTTAAGAAAAAAAGAAGAAATATTAAAAAAAGAGAGGGAGAATTTAGAAAAAGAAAAAAAGAACTTAGAATTACTTTTAAAAAATAATGAAACATTAAAAATTTCTTTAATAGAAGAAGAAAAAAAGAGGGATAATTTATTAAAAACTCTTTTAACAAAAGAAGAAGAATATAAAAAAGAAATAGAAATTTACAAGAAGAAAATCGATGAACAAGAAGAGAAAATTCAAGAAATTATTAGAAGAGCAGAACTTGCTAAAAAATTACCAGAAGTTGGGAATATAATTTGGCCAGTGAAAGGACCAATTGTTTCTCAATTTGGTATGCGAATTCATCCAATTTATGGTATATGGTCCTTTCATTCAGGAGCAGATATAGATGCGCCAATAGGAACACCAATAAAGGCAGTTGCAGATGGAATAGTAATTTACGCTGGATGGCTTGGTTCTTATGGAATTGTAGTATTTTTAAAACATGGTGGTAATGTATCAACAGTTTATGCACATATGCAATATTTCACTGTTGAATTAAATCAATATGTTAGCCAAGGTGATATTATTGGTTATGTTGGTAATACAGGGTTATCAACTGGTCCACATCTTCATTTTGAAATTAGAATTGATGGTAAACCAGTTGATCCCCAAAAATGGTTACCTTAA
- a CDS encoding permease-like cell division protein FtsX, with protein sequence MKSFLIFLREIKEALINIKRSIFLTFIYFLAIVVSLYSIGMIFFFLDYSNGIKKGVESKIEISFYLKKDTTQDRINEIQNEIKLIKGVESIRYISPDEALENLIKEYPEYENILKDLNKNPLPPTFFVKPESVYSVKNIINAISKFPEIQDFFYSKDLVDKILFSIKTFSFLSLIVFAIFIGIFIFFLSSTISLSLYARKEDIEIMKLIGTQPSYIKRPFYYEGIILSIFGSIISSILLNKSYIELNKLLNLILPFFEVENFVNKYGFKPYIYLNILSIIISIIVSYFVIKRYLKEIY encoded by the coding sequence ATGAAAAGTTTCCTCATATTTCTTAGAGAGATAAAAGAAGCATTAATAAATATTAAAAGATCAATTTTTTTGACTTTCATTTATTTTTTAGCAATAGTAGTTTCATTATATTCAATAGGAATGATTTTTTTCTTTCTTGATTATTCAAATGGAATTAAAAAGGGAGTTGAGAGCAAAATTGAGATTTCATTTTATTTAAAAAAAGATACAACTCAAGATAGAATAAATGAAATTCAAAATGAAATAAAATTAATAAAAGGTGTTGAAAGTATAAGATATATTTCACCAGATGAAGCACTTGAAAATTTAATTAAAGAGTATCCTGAATATGAAAATATATTGAAAGATTTAAATAAAAACCCTCTACCTCCTACTTTTTTTGTTAAACCTGAATCGGTTTATTCAGTTAAAAATATAATTAATGCAATTTCAAAATTTCCTGAAATACAAGATTTTTTCTATTCGAAAGACCTTGTTGATAAAATATTATTTTCAATAAAAACTTTTTCATTTTTAAGTTTAATTGTTTTTGCAATTTTCATTGGAATTTTTATTTTCTTTTTATCATCAACTATTTCTCTTTCACTTTATGCAAGAAAAGAAGATATTGAAATTATGAAATTAATAGGAACTCAACCATCATATATTAAAAGACCATTTTACTATGAAGGAATAATTTTAAGTATTTTTGGAAGTATTATTTCTTCTATATTATTAAATAAATCATATATTGAATTAAATAAACTTTTAAATCTAATTCTTCCATTTTTTGAGGTAGAAAATTTTGTAAACAAATATGGATTTAAACCCTATATTTATTTAAATATTTTAAGTATTATAATATCAATTATAGTTTCTTATTTTGTAATTAAAAGATATCTTAAGGAGATTTATTAA
- a CDS encoding ATP-binding cassette domain-containing protein: MLKFVGVYKFYGDKEALSNISFEIEKGEFVFIAGPTGAGKTTLLKLIRKEIEPTRGEIFFKNDSLKNFKNIYELRRKIGTVFQDYKLFPKKTVYENVSFPLEILGLPNSLIRKKVIEVLNGVGLIDKKNRFPHTLSGGEKQRVAIARAIVNEPDLIIADEPTGNLDWKTSFSIVDLFIEINLKGTTIIMSTHNEEIIKRYNKRVIYLRDGKKVHEKFPHIS, translated from the coding sequence ATGTTAAAATTTGTAGGTGTATATAAGTTTTATGGCGATAAAGAAGCATTATCAAATATAAGTTTTGAAATTGAGAAAGGTGAATTTGTTTTTATAGCTGGGCCAACAGGAGCTGGTAAAACAACTTTACTTAAATTAATAAGAAAGGAAATAGAACCAACAAGAGGTGAAATATTTTTTAAAAATGATTCACTTAAAAATTTTAAAAATATATATGAATTAAGAAGAAAAATCGGCACAGTTTTTCAAGATTATAAACTTTTTCCAAAAAAAACAGTTTATGAAAATGTATCTTTTCCACTTGAAATTTTAGGATTACCTAATAGTTTAATAAGGAAAAAGGTTATTGAAGTTTTAAATGGAGTGGGGTTAATTGATAAAAAAAATAGATTCCCTCATACACTTTCAGGCGGAGAAAAACAAAGAGTTGCTATAGCGAGAGCAATTGTGAATGAACCAGATTTGATTATTGCTGATGAGCCAACAGGTAATCTTGATTGGAAAACTTCATTTTCAATTGTAGATCTTTTTATAGAAATAAATTTAAAAGGAACAACAATTATAATGTCAACTCATAATGAAGAAATAATTAAAAGATATAATAAAAGAGTCATATATTTAAGAGATGGCAAAAAAGTTCATGAAAAGTTTCCTCATATTTCTTAG